CCCCAACCAAACATTGGAGCAACGGACCCAAGTCCCATAGCCGCAGCTTGATCTTCAGTTTCAGTTGTTGTATCTGTTGTAGCATTTGAAGCTGTTGCAGCTGTTACTTTATTTGGACCAACAGCCACTAAAGCATTTATAGATAAACCACTCATATAATTACTGAGTGATTTAGAAAGCAAACATTCTCCCGTTGAACACGTAGACACATTACCAGTTGCTACCGTTACATTATTTTCTTCAGACTCACCGATACATTTACACTTAAATTGTGTTATCAATGAAGGAGTAGCTTGTGGACCTTTAGTACCAGTACCTGTGTCAGCATACTGCGTGTAGGTAACTTTTAGACCAGCCATTTCTAATTTGCTCAGCTCGCTTGGTAAAAAATCTTTTACTGACGCTGGACTTGGCGCCTGATAGTTAGGATTGTGAGGATCGATTGGAGCTATCAGTGACACTGGACTGTTTGCTTCGCCTGATGCATCCATCACATAACCAGAATTTAAATCTACCACAAGCCCGGTAAACTGACTGCTTGTCAGCGCGCTTGAAGCTGGTGGGGTAAATGATGCTGGTGGTGCAAATGATGTTACAATTCCAGCGTGCGAATAGTAAGAACTTTCTTTGATTGTGTAACGTGATATTGGTTGCATATCCAGATCACTACCGAAAGAAAACAATCGTGCTCCACTGCTCTGAATTTTTGTTGAAACTGTGTTGGTCAATTGCGGCTTAGCACCAATTGAATAATTGGTAGTAGAACCTGGAATAGTAAAATGTGCTAGATCAGCTTGAGAAATCGTATCATCAACCTTAGCAACAGGAATTCTTACATAGATAGGAAGTGTCGCTGAAGGATTAGTCCAGTTAAAACATGAATCTGGAATTTGCAGAACCCAATCACCAAATTGAATCGGTTGAGCTAAAGTTTGAAGCTGAACTTGTCGTTGCTTTTGTGCTAAAAATGCTGATTCAAAAATGTTTGGTACCATGAAAAGGACGGCTGAAATGAGGAGCTCACCAGCAGCAAGTAATTTTCCACCGACTTTTTTAGCAGCTGCTCCAGCCGCTCCCCCAACCGTTTCTAAAGAGACTTCTGGCAACATAGATCCAGCTTTTCCTGCCATTTCTGTAAAAGCATTTTTAAATCGAGTTGCGTCTTGCAATAATGATTTTGATTTAAACTTAGCTGAAAGATATTCTGCATCAGTCACACCTTTAGCAGCAGCACCTCTTTCTGCGTCTATAGCATCCATAGCATTTTTTTGAGCCATAGAAGAATCTTCGATAATTTTGTCTGCATCGCCAACACTTTTATCAAGAGCAGCTGCTGCTTCATCTGAAAAATGACTCATTGATTTTAAAGTTGTTCCATCTGCTGCAAATTCGCCTCCAGCATCAGCAAAAGCTTTGTCCATTTTGCCAAGCATTTTTTCACTGCTATCCAACGCTGAATCGACCATGTCCGTAGCAGCTTTACTTTTTAAGCTGCTTGTTGCTTCAGTAAGAGCGTCCTTAGCGGCCTTCATTTCTGCCTGTGCAGCTTTCATGCCCTTAACATCATTTTTTACCATTGCTTTAGATAATTTTCTTGCTGCCTTTTTTAAAGCTTTTCCCATATCGCTTATGGCATCATTAGCTTTACTTACTTCTAATTCTGCGTCATTAAGGTCTGATAATTTCGCAGCTACTCTTTTAACCGCAACGTCATCAATTACTCCTGCAGCGCTACGTCGAGCATTCTCTGTTGCAGCCTTCAAGGATTCTGCCTCTTGCTCCGCTATGGATTTCGTAGCTGCATCTTCTTCTGCTTGCTGAGATGCTTTACGCGAAGCTCTAATACTGTCACCACCAAATTCTTCTTCTGCAAGCTTGGATCCTTGATCTGCTATCCCCTTAGTTAAAGCTTCTTGGCTCACTTGCGTCGACAACTTGGTTATCTCTTCCTCAGTAGCTTGACGTGCAGTAAAACCTGCATCTTGAGCAGCTGTCCTGACAGCATCTGCAGTCATGCCTTCTGTAAGTTCTGCATTGAAAGAAGCTATTCTCTCAGCAAACGCTACTGCTGTTTCATCAGCCGTTTTTTCAATCATGGTACCAGTAGCTTCATCAAATGCCTTGGCACCATCCTCAAGCACTGTAAACTCCGATGAAAACACAAATCCTGAACAGGAAACGAACGTGAATATAATGAAAAATTTACTCAACAAATTAGCGTGCTTCATTCTCATCCTTTTTTAAAAATTGAATTTACAAATCGTAAAATCACTATAAAACAAAAATAAAGCGTTATGCAAGGAGTTAAGAAATAATGAGTTTTTGTTTGATATGGGTACAATGTTTGGCCTTCATGCCAGGCCAGGCATCAAAGTATGGTTTCGTACATACTTTGAAATCATACGACCCAAAGAGGTTTCTTTGGGTAATCTCGACGGAAATAAAAATGCATTCGCCTATCCTGTTTCGTTTTAACGAAACAGGGGCTCCATTGCAAAGTATTTCCTGATGGGGAAGCTTGATTCTTTAATCCATTTTTTCTTGAGTTTGAGTCGGAGTTAATACTCGTATTTGCCCTTGGCTCATACGAGCTAACTCCTGGGTATGACTTTAAAACAGATTTTATAAAACCGAATTCGAAACAGGCCGGAGATCCATGTGCTGAAAGCGAAAAAGCCTTATCCAGAGAACTTATCTATAAATCTAATCAGGGAGCTCTTGTTTTATCTGCTATTTATTGAGATCATACATCTATCCATGAACGCCGAGAAAGGGCCGATACTATGCCGATAAAATTTTTACCACGATACGAAATCACCTCAAAAATCGCCAATTATTTGATGCGCATTGAGGCGGTTAAAGAAAAAACCATGAACCTACCGATTACGCCACAGGTTCTGGCTTCGCTGCGAGAAACTGCACGACTTTATACAACTCATTATTCAACCATGATTGAGGGTAATCGTTTAGAACCTTTACAAATTCAATCGATCTTGCAACATGCTGGTCATTTTCCTGGTCGTGAGCGAGATGAACGCGAAGTAAAGGGATATTACACCGCATTGATACAAATTGAAAAATGGGCTGCTCGTGGCGTACCCATTACGCAAACAATGATTAAAGAATTACATGCTTTGGTAATGGCTGATGGCAGAAAAAAAGTACAAGCAACATCATATCGAGATGGTCAAAATGTTATTAAAGATAGTCGCACTGGCGTCATTGTGTATATGCCTCCTGAAGCTAAAGATGTTGCCGAACTTATGAAAGCAATGATTGATTGGACTGCGCAGTCATCAAAAATTCCATGTCCGATCGTTGCAGGAATTGTTCATTATCAATTTGCCACTATTCATCCATACTATGACGGCAATGGTCGCACCGCACGGCTGTTAACAACGTTAATACTGCATGCTAGAGGATATGATTTAAAGGGTCTTTACTCTCTTGAAGAATATTACGCTCGTGACTTAAATGCGTACTATGATGCAATCAGCATTGGTGAGTCGCACAATTATTATATGGGCCGAGCTCAGGCTGACATAACTAAATGGGTTGAATATGTTGTAGAAGGCATGGCAATTTCCTTTGAAAATGTTTTAAAGCGTATGTCTGATGCAGCGTTACAAGGAATGCCTGATCATAGTCAGTTGCTGCGTTCAATTGATCCACGGCAGCGCAAAGCATTGTCATTGTTGCAAGAATTTGAAACGATAACGAGCAAGCAAGTTGGTGAAATTTTTGGTTTTCAACCACGAACCAGTGCTCAAATTTGTAAAGATTGGGTGGATGATGGATTTTTGGAAATCGTTGATTTTTCTAACAAGGGCCGAAAATATAAACTTGCAGAGCGCTATGAAGCATTGATTTCTTCTGTTGTTAAAAAATGAATTTTTAATAAGGTAACGTATGAAAAAAGAACAAACAATCTTAAAAGTTGATTCTAAAAACAGAATCACACTGCCTAAAAAAATATCTGAAAGCGTGGGCAAATTGGTTCAAATTTCCATGCAGAACGGCAAAATCATCCTTGAGCCTTTACATATAATTCCACAAGAAGAAGCTTGGTTATTCGAGCCACAAAATAAAACGATTTTGACTGAACTTAAAAAATCTCTCAAGCAAAAAGCTACTATCAACTTAGGTTCTTTTGCACAATACGCTCCAAAAGAAAAAAAGAAAAAATAAGGCTTTTTGGTAAAAAAAATCTTTGTGCTAATTTTGCCACAAGCTGTGGCAAAATTGTAAAAGAACTATAAAAAGGCATTTTATTTGAGGCTTACATTAATCCCACAGCTGTGGGATTAATAGCGGATTTACCAATCAGCAGGCTTCCTTGGGGGCATTAAAAAAATGATGACTAAAAAACACCTAAAAAGAATTTATTAATGAAAAGATTATAAAATCTGTTTTAAGTCATATCCAGGAGTTAGGGAGTGTGAGCCACTCATTTTTATGAACCTTGTGAAATAAAAATGAGAAGAGGCAAACACGAGTATTAACTCCGACTCAAACTCAAGAAAAAATGGATTAAAGAATCAAGCTTCCCCATCAGGAAATACTTTGCAATGAAGCCCCTGTTTCGTTTTAACGAAGCAGGATAGGCGAATGCATTTTTATTTCCGTGAGATTTCCCAAAGATACTTCTTTGGGTCGTATGATTCCAAAGCATGTACGAAATCATGCTTTGGTGGCTGTGCCGCCATTAGGCACAGAGTTGAATGCTTAAAAATTGGTGAATGTATGTGGTATCCGACTTCCTAAAAAAATATTAAAAACCACCTTTTTTAAGCTACTTTAATAACAACTCGATCATCGACAACTTTCGTCGGAACCTTAAAATCACTGCTTAAAGCTTTACGTATAAAACTATTTATTTTGTAATTGTACATCTCTGGTTGCGCAATGCATGATCCGCAATGCTTAAGCCCTAAAGTAATCCAAAATCGTTTCATCGGTGAGTGAACAGCTTCATACAATTTTCTAACACAATCGGTTGCAACATTTTTATCGCCATTACAAGAAATAAACATGCATGGAATTTTAATTTTAGACGCTGTTGCCAAAGGAATAACCGGCACGAATTTTGTGGAAACCGCAGAAGGATTCATTCCAGATGACCATTTAAAAACAGGCTTTGCAATAAACTGCATACGCGGATTATACAATGAAAACATAATCAATGATTTACCGGGCAATTTATATGTTCGACCAAACAACGTGTATGAAAGAAACGTGTCAACGCTACGAGCCATACAATCAGTGCTCGACTCAAAAGGACTATCAAGAATTAATGCATCAAAAAGATTTTCATACTCAGCTTGAGCCATCAAAAGAGCAACTGCCCCCATAGAAAAACCAAACCCTATGACCGGCTTACCTTTGAGCACTGGATTATTTTTAACAAATTGTACCGCTCCATACACATCATGCATTTCGTCACGACCAATGGTAGACTCTTGATCTTGCGTCAACTCGCCATGAGCTCTAAAGTCAAACGCTAAAACGTTAAAGTACGGAAAATAGGTTTTAAAGAAAAATGCTTCATGCTTAGAATGGGTGTATCCATGACAGATAATGACGGTTCCTACAGCTCCAGGCCGAGTAGCTAAAAAACCATTTCTCGTGAAAGTTTTATCAGACGACTGACTCTGTTTAACAGGAAACGAAACGCTTTCAACCTTTAAGGACAACATGCCTTCTTTAGTGTTATCCAAATGTTTTACATAGGATGCAAACTCTGCAGATACGTCTGCTGGAGTCATGGTCGTTACACAATCAGAAGAATCTGGCGTTACCAGTTCTGGCGTTACCACTTCTAGCGTTACCAGTTCTGGCGCTACCACTGATGTGCTCGTTATTGACGTGCTAATTATTGATTCAGCCGGTAAATCGGTGTGAATTACATATGAAAAACTAAAGAAACTAAGAACAATTAGTAAAAAATTTATAGATCGCATGTTTTACTCCCCCACTGTCAAAATGCGTACCATTAACAGTTTTTAGTGTAGCAAAGGGGAGTTTTTC
The sequence above is drawn from the Candidatus Babeliales bacterium genome and encodes:
- a CDS encoding Fic family protein, with the translated sequence MPIKFLPRYEITSKIANYLMRIEAVKEKTMNLPITPQVLASLRETARLYTTHYSTMIEGNRLEPLQIQSILQHAGHFPGRERDEREVKGYYTALIQIEKWAARGVPITQTMIKELHALVMADGRKKVQATSYRDGQNVIKDSRTGVIVYMPPEAKDVAELMKAMIDWTAQSSKIPCPIVAGIVHYQFATIHPYYDGNGRTARLLTTLILHARGYDLKGLYSLEEYYARDLNAYYDAISIGESHNYYMGRAQADITKWVEYVVEGMAISFENVLKRMSDAALQGMPDHSQLLRSIDPRQRKALSLLQEFETITSKQVGEIFGFQPRTSAQICKDWVDDGFLEIVDFSNKGRKYKLAERYEALISSVVKK
- a CDS encoding alpha/beta fold hydrolase; protein product: MRSINFLLIVLSFFSFSYVIHTDLPAESIISTSITSTSVVAPELVTLEVVTPELVTPDSSDCVTTMTPADVSAEFASYVKHLDNTKEGMLSLKVESVSFPVKQSQSSDKTFTRNGFLATRPGAVGTVIICHGYTHSKHEAFFFKTYFPYFNVLAFDFRAHGELTQDQESTIGRDEMHDVYGAVQFVKNNPVLKGKPVIGFGFSMGAVALLMAQAEYENLFDALILDSPFESSTDCMARSVDTFLSYTLFGRTYKLPGKSLIMFSLYNPRMQFIAKPVFKWSSGMNPSAVSTKFVPVIPLATASKIKIPCMFISCNGDKNVATDCVRKLYEAVHSPMKRFWITLGLKHCGSCIAQPEMYNYKINSFIRKALSSDFKVPTKVVDDRVVIKVA